A genomic region of Corticium candelabrum chromosome 22, ooCorCand1.1, whole genome shotgun sequence contains the following coding sequences:
- the LOC134197356 gene encoding golgin subfamily A member 6-like protein 22 — MAYDLAHSHDLTRFEERRAEGRERKSNGDEYHITVPPSMKNDIAAQRFHLEEIERSQRLQDLSLSSSMEHLQEENKRLLSQLDELANHDSSGMASRVVQYMQDLRIEKDKVRTAEKTIKKLTSELSRTQTSGVDGSADHECERLRNDVLHWKNKAERLERDVQLKVVQDEKIEKLEDQIQQWRSEAEGWKRKAAEMKGNQDLTGRSRISDQEYKRLKDELQRWKTTADEWKSKAEQQPHHFSFSANASHPVQELQAPPVIPPRDVDVRAYQNQIKQLEEELEAITKLKNELYDANQEWDGQYKKMKKEYEVQVEQLQKSLREFQGQLVKAIDNTDEEKTKREQEVRKVTEELSSARQTAVQSAQKLQTLEADYEQLHRDYEIVQGKLSRSSGLLREEQKCTCDLRRQVEQLRGRQHGFQSEEVELLKKQNELFRDDFDREKREKLQLHRDIEDLQKALRDKDLSRGGNQYQADQHRDLQRQVERYKRDLENEALEKQRLETDKQRLEREVTRLQNEMRSQESRLPDQRHELQAFRAQAEVFQTDYEREREEKKRIARQLSEQQRAMRSLETTNAALQQQVTQCEEDFEKERRDKEDYLRQLRRERSASSGQHRLGGSPPVAARFAEEEIREQQEAWARHEQRRRRDSEAAPPEPNIIGNVP; from the exons ATGGCTTATGATCTGGCTCATTCGCACGATCTAACAAGATTTGAAGAGCGCAGAGCAGAAGGCCGTGAGAGAAAATCAAATGGCGATGAGTATCATATAACGGTTCCACCAAGTATGAAAAACGACATCGCTGCACAAAGATTTCATCTAGAGGAGATAGAAAGATCACAACGACTTCAAGAC TTGTCGCTCTCGAGCTCGATGGAGCACTTGCAGGAGGAAAACAAACGTCTTCTGAGTCAATTGGATGAGTTGGCAAACCATGATTCCAGCGGAATGGCCTCTAGAGTTGTGCAGTACATGCAAGACTTGCGAATTGAGAAGGACAAAGTTAGAACCGCAGAAAAGACGATCAAGAAACTAACTTCTGAGTTGTCTCGTACGCAG ACATCGGGTGTAGATGGCTCTGCTGACCACGAATGTGAGAGATTGAGGAATGACGTTTTGCACTGGAAAAACAAGGCAGAAAGGTTGGAACGCGATGTACAACTGAAAGTTGTCCAG GATGAGAAAATTGAAAAACTAGAAGATCAAATTCAGCAGTGGAGGAGTGAAGCAGAAGGATGGAAGAGAAAAGCAGCAGAGATGAAAGGGAACCAG GATTTGACTGGAAGAAGTAGAATTTCCGATCAGGAATACAAGAGATTGAAAGATGAACTTCAGCGCTGGAAGACCACTGCTGATGAATGGAAATCTAAAGCTGAACAACAACCACATCACTTTtcattcagtgcaaatgcctCGCATCCAGTACAAGAATTGCAGGCTCCCCCAGTAATCCCACCAAGAGACGTTGATGTTAGAGCATACCAGAATCAAATTAAACAGCTGGAAGAAGAGTTGGAAGCTATCACAAAGTTGAAAAACGAA CTTTATGATGCAAATCAAGAATGGGATGGTCAGTACAaaaagatgaagaaagagtATGAAGTTCAAGTTGAGCAGTTGCAAAAATCATTGCGAGAGTTCCAAGGCCAGTTGGTGAAAGCAATTGATAATACTGATGAAGAGAAAACAAAGCGTGAACAGGAAGTAAGAAAGGTAACTGAGGAGCTCTCTTCTGCAAGACAGACTGCCGTACAATCAGCACAAAAACTCCAGACATTGGAGGCTGATTATGAACAACTACACAGAGACTATGAAATAGTGCAGGGCAAATTGAGTCGTTCATCAGGTTTGCTTAGAGAG GAGCAGAAATGCACTTGCGATTTGAGACGGCAGGTTGAACAGCTGCGGGGTCGACAGCATGGCTTTCAATCTGAAGAAGTGGAGCTTCTTAAGAAACAAAACGAATTGTTCAGGGATGATTTTGACCGTGAGAAACGTGAAAAACTGCAACTTCACAGAGATATAGAAGACTTACAGAAAGCACTCAGAGATAAAGACTTAAGCAGGGGTGGAAATCAGTATCAA GCTGATCAGCATAGAGACCTTCAACGACAAGTGGAACGTTACAAACGTGACTTGGAAAATGAGGCATTGGAGAAACAGAGActggagacagacaaacagagactaGAGAGGGAAGTGACTCGTCTTCAGAATGAAATGAGATCTCAGGAATCTAGATTGCCTGATCAA AGACATGAACTGCAAGCTTTTCGTGCACAAGCTGAggtttttcaaactgattatGAGCGTGAGAGGGAGGAGAAAAAGCGAATAGCAAGGCAGCTGTCTGAACAACAACGTGCTATGAGATCCCTCGAAACAACAAATGCAGCATTGCAGCAGCAG GTTACTCAGTGCGAAGAAGATTTTGAGAAGGAACGTCGAGACAAGGAAGACTATTTGAGACAGCTGAGAAGAGAACGAAGCGCCAGCAGTGGACAGCATCGG CTTGGTGGTTCTCCACCAGTGGCAGCAAGGTTCGCTGAGGAAGAAATcagagaacaacaagaagcTTGGGCAAGACATGAGCAGAGAAGG AGAAGGGACTCTGAAGCAGCTCCTCCTGAGCCAAATATTATTGGAAATGTGCCATGA
- the LOC134197330 gene encoding hypoxia-inducible factor 1-alpha inhibitor-like, which produces MSCFGVALTLFLFCRQFVADDAPNTDEIYDDIFKLLEEKETLEQELEKLGKLNSKGKLDESCSIGEKKLKFLSNVVEERISKAEELKIELNDAKERKHHMQHLERDCRGDDVEDIISVEDRVHFRGRYTFSVDPVERVAVDGSQVKESLKHGKPVVIKGSNLTASTIGKWSIEYLQTQLVSNEMQLYVTPNRQFKSYTLENRGNYSFDLSHVASKETFRTFLNIADILYNTANGSRVCLKELLSRCSSSDMMSALFQFKSDLQSSLLAEAGWGELEQEVLSVGMADRVIHTHYNMAENLVVQVFGHQKFVLFNPTEYANLYPFPIHHPQDRQSQVNFDGPNFDMFPQFREARGLQVIVSPGDIVYIPSYWWHYIESADQGMTVSLDFLFQPSWMEKNKGDIIDVENDVSTNQSIFSVPDDVKEIRLQRDIETLIGSTVHPSKIKKILKTTLERRFDFL; this is translated from the exons ATGTCGTGTTTTGGCGTAGCACTCACACTCTTTCTATTTTGCCGTCAGTTTGTAGCTGATGACGCCCCTAACACAGACGAAATTTATGACG ACATTTTCAAGCTTCTGGAAGAAAAAGAAACGTTAGAACAAGAGCTAGAAAAGTTGGGAAAATTAAATTCGAAAGGAAAGTTGGACGAATCTTGCAGCATAGGTGAAAAAAAGCTAAAATTTCTGAGCAACGTTGTTGAAGAAAGAATTTCAAAAGCAGAAGAACtgaaaatagaattgaatGATGCGAAAGAGAGAAAACATCACATGCAGCATTTGGAACGGGATTGTAGGGGTGATGATGTAGAGGACATAATCTCAGTTGAAGATAGAGTCCACTTCAGAGGACGTTACACCTTTTCTGTTGACCCAGTGGAAAGAGTTGCAGTAGACGGTTCTCAAGTAAAGGAGAGTCTAAAACATGGG AAACCAGTGGTAATAAAAGGATCTAATCTGACTGCATCTACTATTGGCAAGTGGAGTATAGAGTACCTTCAGACTCAGCTTGTATCGAATGAAATGCAACTTTATGTTACACCCAATCGACAGTTCAAATCGTACACTTTGGAAAACAGAGGAAATTACAGCTTTGATCTATCACATGTGGCATCCAAGGAAACATTTCGGACATTTCTTAACATAGCAGACATATTGTACAATACTGCAAATGGCAGTAGAGTTTGCCTCAAGGAACTATTGAGTAGATGTAGCTCATCTGATATGATGAGTGCTTTGTTTCAGTTCAAGTCAGATTTGCAATCAAGTTTGTTGGCAGAGGCAGGATGGGGAGAATTAGAACAAGAAGTGTTATCTGTTGGAATGGCAGATAGagtgatacacacacattacaaTATGGCAGAGAATCTTGTTGTACAA GTTTTTGGTCATCaaaagtttgtgttgtttaacCCAACTGAGTATGCAAATCTGTATCCCTTCCCAATCCATCATCCACAGGATCGACAGTCGCAG GTGAACTTTGATGGTCCAAATTTTGACATGTTTCCTCAATTTCGTGAGGCACGAGGACTTCAGGTCATTGTCTCTCCTGGtgacattgtttacattccATCATACTGGTGGCACTACATCGAGTCTGCAGACCAGGG AATGACTGTGTCTCTTGATTTTCTATTCCAACCTTCATGGATGGAGAAAAATAAAGGAGATATAATTGATGTCGAGAACGACGTTTCTACTAACCAGTCAATATTTAGTGTTCCTGATGATGTAAAGGAAATTAGACTTCAGCGGGATATTGAGACACTCATTGGCAGTACAGTCCATCCAAGCAAG ATAAAGAAAATCTTGAAGACAACACTCGAAAGAAGGTTTGATTTCTTGTAA